The following proteins come from a genomic window of Flavobacterium crocinum:
- a CDS encoding YggS family pyridoxal phosphate-dependent enzyme, which yields MSIQSNLNTIKATLPEHVTLVAVSKTKPVSDLMQAYEAGQRIFGENKIQEMTEKWEQMPKDIQWHMIGHVQSNKVKFMAPYVNLIHGVDSLKLLQEINKQALKNNRTIDCLLQIYIAEEESKFGLDENELNELLTSSEFKDLKNIRILGLMGMATFTEDQNQIKKEFTHLKSIFDSIKELKTENCQLNTISMGMSGDYKLAIECGSTMVRIGSNIFGGR from the coding sequence ATGTCGATTCAATCGAATTTAAATACAATTAAAGCTACTTTACCTGAGCACGTAACTCTAGTTGCCGTTTCAAAAACAAAACCTGTATCCGATTTGATGCAGGCTTACGAAGCTGGTCAGCGCATTTTTGGAGAAAACAAAATTCAGGAAATGACTGAAAAATGGGAGCAAATGCCAAAAGACATTCAATGGCATATGATTGGTCATGTTCAGTCGAATAAAGTCAAATTTATGGCGCCTTATGTGAATTTAATTCACGGCGTTGACAGTTTGAAATTATTACAGGAAATCAACAAACAAGCTTTAAAAAATAATAGAACTATAGATTGTCTTCTTCAAATTTATATTGCCGAAGAAGAATCCAAATTTGGTTTGGACGAAAACGAATTAAATGAACTTTTAACTTCTTCGGAGTTCAAAGACTTGAAAAATATTCGTATCTTAGGTTTAATGGGAATGGCAACCTTCACAGAAGACCAAAACCAAATTAAAAAAGAATTTACCCATTTAAAATCGATTTTTGATTCGATAAAAGAACTGAAAACTGAAAACTGCCAACTGAATACTATATCAATGGGAATGTCCGGAGATTATAAACTAGCAATAGAATGCGGAAGCACAATGGTTCGCATTGGAAGTAATATTTTTGGAGGAAGATAA
- a CDS encoding 3-hydroxyacyl-CoA dehydrogenase family protein, with protein sequence MKTIAVIGAGTMGNGIAHTFAQSGFTVKLIDVSEKSLDKGMATIAGNLERMLAKGTITQEDVAKTITNIITYTDLKDGLVGVDLVVEAATENVELKLNIFKQLNEYCSHNTILATNTSSISITQIGAVVAHPERVIGMHFMNPVPIMKLVEIIRGYNTSDEVTKIIMDLAEKLGKVPVEVNDYPGFVANRILMPMLNEAIETLYNKVAGVYEIDTVMKLGMGHPMGPLQLADFIGLDVCLAILNVMYDGFKNPKYAPCPLLVNMVRAGKLGVKSGAGFYDYSENKKAEKISKQFL encoded by the coding sequence ATGAAAACAATAGCTGTAATTGGCGCAGGAACAATGGGTAACGGAATTGCCCATACTTTTGCACAAAGCGGATTCACCGTAAAATTAATCGACGTTTCAGAAAAATCATTAGATAAAGGAATGGCAACTATTGCAGGCAATTTGGAGCGTATGCTTGCAAAAGGAACAATCACTCAGGAAGATGTTGCGAAAACAATCACTAATATTATTACTTATACAGATTTAAAAGATGGTCTTGTTGGCGTTGATTTAGTTGTAGAAGCAGCAACTGAAAACGTTGAATTAAAACTGAACATTTTCAAACAATTAAACGAATACTGTTCTCATAATACGATTTTAGCAACTAATACTTCTTCTATATCAATTACACAAATCGGAGCTGTTGTAGCACATCCTGAGCGTGTTATCGGAATGCATTTTATGAATCCGGTACCAATTATGAAATTGGTTGAAATCATTCGAGGCTATAATACGAGCGATGAAGTAACCAAAATCATAATGGATTTAGCTGAAAAATTAGGTAAAGTTCCTGTTGAAGTAAACGATTATCCAGGTTTCGTAGCAAACAGAATTTTAATGCCAATGCTAAACGAAGCAATCGAAACGTTATACAATAAAGTTGCTGGTGTTTACGAAATTGACACCGTTATGAAATTAGGAATGGGGCATCCAATGGGACCATTACAATTAGCCGATTTTATTGGTCTTGATGTTTGTCTTGCCATTTTAAATGTAATGTACGATGGATTCAAAAATCCTAAATATGCTCCTTGTCCACTTTTAGTAAATATGGTGAGAGCTGGAAAACTGGGAGTAAAATCTGGTGCAGGATTTTATGATTATAGCGAAAACAAAAAGGCTGAGAAAATCTCTAAGCAGTTTTTATAA
- a CDS encoding Gfo/Idh/MocA family protein: MLKVGVLGAGHLGKIHLRLLQQSDKYELVGFYDENQENAERISKEFGYKNFSTIAKLIHAVDVIDIVTPTLSHYKCAKVAIKSGKHIFIEKPIANTVEEAEEIIALANEYNVKGQVGHVERFNPAFIATKEMIENPMFIETHRLAEFNPRGTDVPVVLDLMIHDIDAILSVVKSKVKSINASGVSVISETPDIANARIEFENGCVANLTASRISMKNMRKSRFFQKDAYISVDFLEKKCEVVRMKDAPEVPGDFDMILQNAEGVKKQIYFTNPDVEQNNAILDELNSFADAINNNTTPVVTLEQATDALRVAYQIIECFDK; the protein is encoded by the coding sequence ATTACAACAATCTGACAAATACGAATTAGTTGGATTTTACGACGAAAATCAAGAAAATGCCGAAAGAATCTCAAAAGAATTTGGCTATAAAAATTTCAGCACAATTGCAAAACTTATTCACGCTGTCGACGTGATTGACATTGTTACTCCTACGCTTTCGCACTACAAATGCGCTAAAGTTGCCATCAAATCAGGAAAACATATCTTTATTGAAAAACCAATTGCCAATACAGTTGAAGAAGCCGAAGAAATTATTGCTTTAGCAAATGAATACAACGTAAAAGGACAAGTTGGTCACGTAGAGCGCTTTAACCCTGCTTTTATCGCTACAAAAGAAATGATCGAAAACCCGATGTTTATAGAAACGCATCGTTTGGCAGAGTTTAACCCACGTGGTACAGACGTTCCTGTAGTTTTAGATTTAATGATTCATGATATCGATGCAATTTTAAGCGTTGTAAAATCTAAAGTTAAAAGTATAAACGCAAGTGGCGTTTCGGTTATTAGTGAAACGCCTGATATAGCCAACGCCAGAATCGAATTCGAAAATGGTTGTGTTGCCAATTTAACAGCCAGCAGAATTTCAATGAAAAACATGCGAAAATCTCGTTTCTTTCAAAAAGATGCCTACATCTCAGTTGACTTTTTAGAGAAAAAATGTGAAGTCGTTCGTATGAAAGACGCACCTGAAGTTCCTGGAGATTTTGATATGATTTTGCAGAATGCAGAAGGCGTAAAAAAACAAATCTATTTCACCAATCCAGATGTGGAACAAAACAATGCTATCTTAGACGAATTAAATTCGTTTGCAGATGCCATTAACAATAATACAACTCCAGTTGTTACACTTGAACAAGCTACAGACGCATTGCGCGTGGCGTATCAAATTATTGAGTGTTTCGATAAATAA